A window from Salvia miltiorrhiza cultivar Shanhuang (shh) chromosome 2, IMPLAD_Smil_shh, whole genome shotgun sequence encodes these proteins:
- the LOC131011451 gene encoding 60S ribosomal protein L15-like — protein sequence MGAYTYVSELWKKKQSDVMRFLLRVRCWEYRQLPAVVRVTRPTRPDKARRLGYKAKQGYVIYRVRVRRGGRKRPVSKGIVYGKPTNQGVTQLKFQRSKRSVAEERAGRKLGGLRVLSSYWINEDSTYKYFEVILIDPAHTTIRNDPRINWICNPVHKHRELRGLTSAGKKYRGLRGRGHLHHKARPSRRATWKRNQTLSLRRYR from the exons ATGG GTGCGTACACGTACGTGTCGGAGCTGTGGAAGAAGAAGCAATCAGATGTGATGCGGTTCTTGCTTAGGGTCCGCTGCTGGGAGTATCGCCAGCTTCCCGCTGTTGTACGCGTCACCCGCCCCACCCGCCCCGACAAGGCCCGCCGCCTCGGCTACAAGGCCAAGCag GGTTATGTCATCTATCGTGTCCGAGTAAGACGTGGAGGAAGGAAGAGGCCAGTTTCCAAGGGTATTGTTTATGGTAAGCCCACCAACCAGGGTGTTACTCAGCTGAAATTCCAGCGCAGCAAGCGGTCAGTCGCAGAGGAACGAGCTGGAAGGAAACTCGGTGGCCTTAGGGTTCTGAGTTCTTACTGGATTAATGAG GACTCTACTTACAAGTACTTTGAGGTGATTCTGATTGATCCGGCCCATACTACTATCCGCAACGACCCAAGAATCAACTGGATCTGCAATCCAGTCCACAAACACAGGGAGCTTCGCGGTctcacttctgctggaaagaagTACAGAGGTCTCAGAGGCAGAGGGCATTTGCACCACAAAGCACGTCCCTCGAGAAGGGCTACCTGGAAAAGGAACCAGACCCTTTCCCTCCGTCGCTACCGTTAA